GACGCCTTCAACGGCGGAGATGGCGGGCAGCGCGCGCGGATCGGATCGACCATTTATGCCAGCCGCTTCTACGCACCCATTTCGGTGCTGAGCCCGGTGGTCTCCATCCTGTCCTTGCTGCTGGGCTCCGACACGCCGTCGGGCGCCAGCCTGGCCGTACCGATCAACCGCCGGCCCACGATCACGGCCAGCGATATTGCGGTGACATTGATATGAGCGTCGTGCCTAAGCCGGGGCTGGCGGCCCGGACCCTCATCAGCCAGTACGCCAACAGCCCCACGCTCGTCCAGTTGATCAACAACATGGACGACTACATCAACCCCGACGCCGATTTCGACGCTTTCCATGACTTTGTCTGGAACGTCGAGACCGCGCAGGGTTTCGGGCTGGACATCTGGGGCAGGATCGTCGACGTCGGCCGGATGCTGACGGTGCCGGGAGACGTTGCCTATCTGGGATTTGACGAGGCGCTGAACTGGCAGCCCTTCAACCAGGCGCCGTTCTACACAGGCGAGCAAGCCACGCAGACGTATCGGCTCGCCGACGACGCGTATCGCACGCTCATCCTGGTCAAGGCGCTGGCCAACATCTCGGACTGCACTTCGCCCAGTTTGAACCGGCTGCTGTCGAACCTCTTCGCGGGGCGCGGGCGTTGCTACGTGTCGGACACAGGGAGGATGGAATTCCGCTACGTGTTCGAGTTCGCGCTGGCGCCGCATGAAATCGCCATCCTGACTCAATCAGGCGCGATACCCAAGCCGGCCGCGGTTCTGGCGAACATCCTCCAGGTCGATCTTTCTACTACGTTCGGATTCAACGAAGCGCTGATGCAGCCGTTCGGCTCGGGCGTACTTTTCACTTCTTCGGGGCTTATCAATGCAAGCTAGCAATGCACCTATCAAATCGGCCGTCCCGTTTGCGGAAAGCGGGACGAAGAACACTATTCCAGTTGCGTCGCAGATCGGCGTGACGCCGGGGGCGGCGTCCTTCGCGGACGGATTTCCTCCGTTGACGATGACTCCTCTGGCCGCCGGCGGCGTTCCGCCTCACGGTGCGGATTTCAATGGAATCTTCAACTTTCTTAGCGCTGCTGTGCGTTGGACGCAATCTGGAGGAGGGTATGCGTACGATTCCGCATTCTCTACTGCCATCGGTGGATACCCAAGGGGCGCCAGGCTTAGGCAAGCGTCCGGTAATGGCTATTGGTTGAGCCTTCTGGATAACAACACTTCCAACCCGGATATCGGTGGAGCCGGGTGGGTAGCAACGGGCGCGGGTATCGCGACCACTGCTCAGGCGCAGGCTATGAGTGATGATTCAGTGCTGCTGACGCCGAAGAAATTGGTCGATGCTTTCACTCCCGGTCAGGTGCTGTCCTTCGTTGGATTGAACCAGCAGCTGCCTGGAGGGCTGATTCTCAAGGCTGGGGCTTTCAACGGCGCTTCCGGAACCATCAATTTCCCCACGCCTTTTCCAAACGTTGCGTTTGCAGTCTTTGGGACTGAGTCCGCCGTGTTTGGTGCGGAAAGCCTCGACTTTGTCATGTTCCAGTATCGAGGCCTGGATCGATTCAAGTTCCACCCCGAGCTGCGGAACAAGACGGGGACTTACCCGAACGCCGCGTCAATGCGCTATCTCGCAATTGGCTATTGAGGAGCATCATGAACAACAATCAAAAAATCCACGTTTCCGGGGAAACCGGATCGACGCTGTCTTCCTCCCCATCGACGGCGCCGGCGCGCACCTACTTCTTCTCAGCCTCGCAGAATGCATTTTTCCTGTCCGATGAGCAGCGCCTTTTCCAGGCGGCGGGTACTTTGCCATCAGATTTGACGCCGGTGGGTCAAATGATCTTCCAGGAGTTCGCGCTCGAGTTGCCGCCGGCAGGGAAGACTCGACGCGTAAGCGAGGCGGGCGCGCCATGCTGGGTGGACGAACCACCGTTGCCCGACGCTGTTATTGCCGCGCGAAACCAGGGAGAGAGGAGCGCACTCTTGCGCTTGGCGACCGAGCAGATCGCGCCTCTGCAGGACGCGGTCGACCTCGGCCTGGCCACGGCCGAGGAAGCGGAGCGGTTGCACGCCTGGAAGGCCTATCGCGTAGTGTTGAACCGCCTTGAGGGTAAGGAAGGGTATCCGTTGCTGGTCGAGTGGCCGGAGCAGCCCGACTAGGTCAACACCTGCGCCTGGTACCTGATTTTGCGGGTTGACGAACTGACATCTCGCAAATCCACAGACCCGCCGCAGCGGGTCTTTTTTTTCGACGAGGGGCGAAATTGAACATCCAAGATTTCGACGCCCTTGCCGCAAAGCTCGCCGGCGTTCTGGGCGCAGCGGTTTCCATGCGCTATCTGCAAGGATCATGGCCAGCCCGGCTGAGCATGGCTGCCAGCGGCTCGTTGGTGGCGTACTACGCGGCTCCCTATCTGTCGCTGCTGCTGGAGATTCCAGAAGGCCTCGCCGGTTTTCTGACCGGCATGTTCGGCATGGCCATCGTCTCCCGAGGATGGGAGGTTGTGCAGACCGTTCCCATCGGCGCGTTGTGGCAGGCCGTGATCGACCGAGTGCGCGGCAGAGGGGCATGAGGCGCATCGTTTCATTCATGCGGAGACTTCATCCGTGAGTACTTTCCAACTATCCCAACGCAGCCTGGACCGCCTGGTCGGGGTGCATCCCGACCTGGCCGAGATCGTCCAACTGGCGATTCAACGCACGACGGTCGACTTCACTGTGGTGGAAGGCGTTCGTACCCTTGAGCGGCAACGCGAGTACGTCGCCCGTGGCGCCAGCCAGACGATGGCCAGCTACCACTTGGCGCAGGAGGACGGGCTGAGCCATGCCGTTGACCTGGCGCCGCTGATTGATGGGGTGATTCCCTGGAGCAACTGGCAGGCCTTCGCCGGCCTGGCGCAGGTGGTCAAAGCCTGCGCGGCCGAGCTCGGTGTTCCGGTGGAATGGGGCGGCGACTGGAAGACGCTCAAGGACGGCCCGCACTTCCAGATCCCGCGCGGCTGGAAGGGACGCGCATGAACGCATCGCTGCGCGCGTTGGCGCCGTATCTGATCGGCGCCGTCCTGGTGGCCGCCGCCTTCCTGTGTGTGCGCTGGTATGGCGCCGTTCAGTATCGCGCCGGAATAGACCAGGCCAATGCCGACTACACGCTGGCCGAGCTCACCGAGTTCCAGCGTCAGACGACGCGCCTGGGCGGGATCTCCGAATCCCTGGAAGGCGCGCTTGCTGCGTTACGCGGCGCCAGCCCCAAGATCATCGAGAGGTACACCCGTGTCGAAGTCCAGAGCCCTCTACCTGCTGGCTGCCGCATTGACGCTGAGCGGCTGCGGCACATCAACGAGGCCGGCCGTCTGGCCAATTCTGCCAGCCAACCTGGCGCAGTCGTGCCCGCCAGTGCCCGAGGTGACGAGCGATAGCTGGGACGATCTGGCGCGCAGCTACATCGCGCTGGTCGCGTTGTACGGAGAGTGTGCGGCACGGCAGCGTGTGACGGCGCAGAGCTGGGAGAAGTCCCGGTTCGGCCCGTCGTGAGACTGCGATCCGCCAGGTCATGCTGCAACAGATAGCCCGCACTCCGCGGGCTTTTTTTTGTCCATCCAAGAGAAAGCCATGTAGACCGGATATGCAAACAGAGAATGCCCCCTAGCCCAGCAGCGGCAAATTTCCCGGAGATATCACATGACGATCAGAACTCTTTCCCTACAGCAACTGAAACGCTCGGCCGAGAATTCGGCCGCGTTGAAGCATCATGTCGATGATGATGCAGCCGTTCTCCCAGAACCTCGCACTTCCAGTGCACCGGACAACATGGCTGGGCATTCTGTTCAAGTCCAGGACCATGGCCCGATCGCGGATGGCACGCTCCATACGCTCGCGGAGCGTTACGCCACGTTGTCGGCCGCCCAAGTCGACTATCCTTTCATCACCTCACTGGCCGAATCCATCGACGGTGCGGCTATTCAAGCCGCATTGGATGCGGCTTTCAACAGCGGGCTCGGTCAGGTGCAGTGCGCCGGCGGAACCTACGTCATCAATTCGTCTATCCGGATGCGCGCCGGCGTGGAACTGGTTGGCGACGGCAAGACCGTTATTACGCAGCCGGACGGCCTGAATCTGCTTATTCTGATCGATTTCGGTTTCGCACATGGCGCTGGGCTGCGCGGATGCACGGTCAACGGCAACCGCGGCAACAATGCTGCAGACTACAACGCGGTTCTCGTGCATGTGCGTGGGGCCGATGACGCAACGGTCCGTGACAATGTGCTTGTTGGCAGCTGCGGATACGGCATCACATGCAGCGCAGCGCGCATGAGCGTCGTCGGCAATCACATCGAGGACACGTTCATGCATGCCATCGGCGTGTATGGATTCGTGGGGCAGGAGGCGAGGCATCTGATTCTTCAGAACAGGATCGTTCGCCCGGGCGCGGGAGCGATACTGCTCGGAGCCGCGGACTACACCATCATTTCAAACAATACGATCTATTCCCCCATCATCGGCGGGCGCGACGCCAGGCTGCGCGTGAACCTGACTGGCGCCGCCGTAACGTGGATTTCGGGGCCGAAGTTCACGAATGTGCGAGTAGGCGAAGTGCTGGTTATCGACGGAGGCAGGGAATTCCGGATCATGGCGAGAATCAGCGACACGCAATTGACGATAGATCCAGAAGGTAGCTCGCCGGCGCTGACGAACGAACTGGCGACTATCGGGTGTGGCGATCTGATCGGCGTGATGAGTCAATTTTGCAGGATCACGGACAACGTCCTGGTTGGCGGCGCCACGTTCGGGATTGGGTGCACGGTGGGCGGCAACGCTGTAAGCACGGTCGGCAACGAGATCATGGGAAACACCCTGAGGGGGCAGGGCAAGCATGCGCTGGTCGTGGGCTGGGACGTGGGCGCTGGCGGCGTGTATGACACCGTTCTGCGCGGCAACATGGTCTACAACGCGGGCGACGCCGGTGGGAACAGCACATACGACCGCATCCCGATTTTTCTGTTTGGCCAGACGCTGGGCAAGGTAGGCGGCGTCTTGGTGGAAGGAAATTACATCGTCGGCCCGGATGGCGACAGCCGCTGCCCATACTGGTTGGGCACGGACCTGAAGCTGGAATACGGATCAGTACTGGTTGGCCGAAACCACTCGATTCGCATGCTGAATCCCGGAATCTTTAACGACGTGGTGGCTGTGTCGCTGTCCGGTTGGGGCGACGCGGCAAGCGCTACCGAAATTGTTTCTTACGGCCACTCCGTCCGCATGAAGATAAATTGTGCGGGCTCTGGATTCACTGCCGGTCCGTCCTTCACGATTCACAAGATCTGCGACAGCGCGGAGCAACCCGCAATGGTCAAGGCCGACATTACGACCACCACCGGAGCGCTCGGACAGATGTGGGGCGAACAGAGCACCGCGTTGGGGCAGTGGCGAGCCACGTACTACGGTACGCCGGCCGCTGGGAATGCTTTCGTCATTACCACGCGGGCTTGAGCATGGCCATGTGCGTATTCAGCATGGCCTGAGTGCGAGGTTGTGACGGGCAGGTGCCCGCCACCCAAACAAAAGCCCGCAGGCGCAAGCCGCGGGCTTTTCTTCGCTACCCTTCAAATGGACTCTTCTTCTTCCGCCGATTTACTGGCCTGAGGATTTCGCCTGACTTCAGCCTGTACACGTCTTTCCCCTCCCAGATCACGGCGCCGCCGGTGGACAGGCGGCATTGCAGCACTATGTGCGGATCGGGACTGTCGTCCGTCGCGGGTTCTTGAATGATATGTCGCTCGATCCGGTACTGGTCTCCTGCTGCCGAGACCGCAATCACATCCTCCAGTCGTCTGCATGAGATTGACATGATGAGCCTCCTTCACTTGCGCCATGGTGAAACCTGTGGCGCTGAGGTCATCGTCTCGACTGGCTCTTTCCCTGTCAATGCTGCTGCGGTCCATCATCCAAGCGTATGCGCGACGCTTCCGAGGGGAGTGTCGTGCATACGCATGAGACGATGCATGCGTTTGGTCTAGGCTGTTCTCAAAGCCGCGCGTGCGTTGAAATTCAGCGGCGGTCAGTGGTACTTATGGCAGCCGCAAGGCCTGGATCGGATGCTATTCGAGCTTCACGTTGGCGGACTGGATGACCGACCGCCACTTCTTGTAGTCCGCTGCGATGGTCTGCGAGAACTGGGCAGGGGTGGTCGGCATGGCGGTCGCGCCTTGCGCGGCCAGCGCATCCTGGACGTCTTTCAGCGCGAGGATCTTGTTCAGTTCCGTGTTCAGCGTCTGGATGATGGGCTTGGGCGTGTTGGCGGGAGCAAGCAGCCCATACCAGACGCGCACGTCGAAGTCGGGATAGCCGGATTCCGCGATGGTGGGCACGTCCGGCATGGCCGGGCTGCGCTTGAGCGAGGTCACGGCCAGCGGCACGGCGCTGCCGGCCTTGATCTGCGGCGCGGCCGAGGGGATGGACGTGAAGATGACCGGGACCTGCCCGCCCAGCAGGTCGGCCATGGCCGGACCCGATCCCTTGTAGGGCACGTGCACGAGTTTGATGCCCGCCTGCAGCTGCAGCAGTTCGGCGGCCAGGTGCGTGATGGTGCCGGCTCCCGGCGAGCCGTAGTTGATCGTGCCGGGCGCCTTCTTGGCGGCGGCGATCAGGTCCTTGAGGGACTTGTACGGGCCGTTCTTGTTGGCGACGACCACCAGCGGCGCTTCGCCGACGATGCCGATGGGTTCGAAGTCCTTGACCGGGTCATAGGCCAGCTTCGTGTAGAGCGAAGGCGCCACGGCCAGGTTGTCGACCTGGCCCATGACGATCTCGTAGCCATCGGGCTTGGCGCGCGCGGCGGTGGTGATGCCTATGGTGCCGCCGGCGCCCGGCCGGTTCTCGGCGACGACGTTCCACTTGACCGAATCGGACAGCTTGGCGGCGACGGTGCGCGACAGGAAGTCGGTTCCGCCGCCGGGCGTGAACGGCACGATGACCCGGATGGGCTGGTTCGGGTACTGCTGCGCGGCGGCGGGGGCGCAGGCGGCGAGCGCGCAGGCCGAGAACATTAGGGCACGTAGCATGATTGTGGTCTCCATTCCTTGGTGGGCGCGTCCGGTCGTGATCGCCAGACGTCGGTTGCTGCGGATGCTGCTGACGCGTACTGCGGGTTCGGTTGCGGCGGGCGGGTTCAGGCCCCTGGTTGGCTAGACGGTTCCTTTCGCGCGGAGTTCCCGGATCCGGTCGTGCGACAGGCCCAGTTCCTCCAGGACCGATTCGGTGTCCGCGCCCAGCTCGGGCGCGGGGCTGCGGACCTGGCAGGGCGCCTCGGCGAACTTGATCGGAAAGCCCAGCATGCGCACCTGCTGGCCATCGGGATGCGCAACGTCCATGGCCATCTGCTGGTCCGCGACCTGGGGGTCGTCGAACACGTCCTGCAGGTTCAGCACCTGTCCGCAGGGCACACCGTACCGGTTCAGGCGTTCGATCCAGTAGTGGCTGTCCTTCTGGCGGGTGCGGGCTTCGATGGCGGACTTGATGGATGCGCGGTTCAGCATGCGGTCGGCGTTGGCCTGGAATTCCGGATGCGCGCGCAGTTCGGGCAGCTCCAGCGCGTCCAGGAGCTTTTCGTACATGGCATCGTTGGACGGCGCGATCGCGACCTGGCCGTCGGCGGTCTCGAACAGCCCATAGGGCGCGACGATGCCGTGGTCGTTGCCGGTGCGGGGAGGCAGCTCGCCGCTGGCGAAGTAGTTCGACGCCTGGAAGCTCAGCAGCCCGATCATGCTGGACAGCAGGCTGACGCTGATGGAGTCGCCGCGGCCGGTGCGTTCGCGGCGCAGCAGCGCAGCCACCACGCCGAGCGCGCCGTTCAGGCCTGCGGCCAGGTCGCTGATGGGGGGCCCCGCGCGCATGGGCGGATCGTCTTCGCCGCCGTTCAGGCTCATGAAGCCGCTCATGGCCTGGGCGATGAAGTCGAACGCGGGGCGGTCGCGATAGGGGCCGGACGCGCCGAAGCCGTTGATGCTGCAATGGATGATGTCCGGCCGCAACGCTTTCAGCGCCTCGTCGCCGAAGCCCATCTTGTCCATGATGCCGGGCCGGTAGTTCTCGATCACGACGTCGCAGTGGGGTATCAGCTGGCGCAGGATGTCCTTGCCTTCGGCGCTGTACAGGTCCAGCGTCACCGACCGCTTGTTGCGGTTGTAGTTGGCGAAATACCAGCTCAGGCCGTCCCGGATCACGCCTTGGCGGCGGATCGGGTCGCCCTCGCCGGGCGCCTCGATCTTGATCACTTCGGCGCCCATGTCGGCCAGTATGGATGTGCAGTACGGCCCGGAGATGATACGTGTCAGGTCCAGGATGCGGATTCCGGTAAGTGGCATGGCGTATTGGTGCGTGGTTATCGTTCTGGCTATCCCGAAGATCCCGTTTTGGCTCAGCCGATCGCGCCGGCGGCCACGGCGTAGTCGTGCAGGCGCAGGCGCGGCCCCGCCTTCATCAACTGGCCGGGCAGGCCGCGGCCGACGATGCCTTCCAGCCGTTGGGCCACCTTGATCAGCGCGCCCAGATCGATGCCGCTGTCCACGCCCATCTCGTCCAGCAGGTAGACCAGGTCTTCGGTGCAGATGTTGCCGGTGGCGCCCGGCGCGAACGGGCAGCCGCCCAACCCTGCCAGCGAGGATTCGTAGGACGTCACGCCGGCGCGCAGACCTTCCACCACATTCACCAGGCCGATGCCGCGCGTGTTGTGGAAGTGCAGCGAGATCTTGATGCCGGGATGATCGGCCCGCAGCGTCTCGACCGTGTGACGCACCAGCCGGGGCGTGGCCATGCCGGTGGTGTCGCCCAAGGTCACGGCATCGAAGCCCTGGCGCGCGAAGTGGTCGAAGATGGTCCGGATGCGGCCCAGGTCCACGTCGCCTTCGAAGGGGCAGCCGAAAGCGACGGCAATGGCGCCCTTGCGCTTGATGGGGTGTTCTTTCAACAGCTGCGCGATGTCCTCGATGTCGCGCAGCGACTGTTCGACAGGGCGGTTCAGGTTCTTGGTGTTGTGGCTTTCCGTGGCGGACAGGAACACGACGATCTCGTCGGCCTGCGACTGCAGCGCGCGTTCGACGCCCTTGCGGTTGGGCGCCAGCGCGCCCAGCACCACGCCCGGACGTTTGCGCACGCCCTGCAGGACTTCCTGCGCGTCGCGCATCTGCGGCACGGCGCGGGGCGAAACGAAGGAGGTGGCTTCGAAGTGCCGCACGCCTGCGTCGATCAGCGCGTTCAGGATCTGGATTTTGGTGTCGGTGGGCACGAACTCGGATTCGATCTGCAATCCGTCGCGCATGCCCACTTCCACGATTTCGACTCGGTCTGGAAGGCTCATGGCTGGTCGTCTCCTGGCATCCGGATCCTGCGCCCGCGAGGGCTTTGCGCGGCGATGTCCGGGATATGGGTGGTCGGCCTCCATCTTCTGCGATGGACCCAGGCAGGACAAATCGTGAATCTTCGGCGGGGGATCGCGAAACGCGATGGCTCGGGATCCAGGCGTCGCGCCCGGGCCGGCCCGCGCGTCCTATTGCTGCTTTGCGGCTTCGGCGATCAGATGATCCAGCAGCAGCCGGGCGGCACCCGATAGCGATTCATTGCTGCGCACGCACAACTTCAGTTGGCGCTGCGCCCAGGCGTCGGTAAGCGGAATGATGCAGAGCTCGTTGCACACATAGGCGGACAGGGCCTCGGTGGGCACGATGCCGACTCCCAGGTCCGCGCGCACCATGGACACCAGCGCGTCGTAGGAGGTGACCTGGAAGCGCAGCCGCAGGGAACGGTTCATGGAAGCGGCTTCGCGCGTGAACAGATAGTTCGCGGCGCTGCCCCGGTGCATGCCGACGTGGTCGTAATCCAGCGTATCGGCGAAAGAGACCCGCCGGCGCCGCGATAAGGGGTGCCCCGATGGCGCCACCAGCGCCATGACGTCGCGGTGGTAGGGAAATATGTCCAGTCCGTTTTCGTCGTCGGATTGGGTATAGACGCCGATGTCGGCGGCATTGTCGATCACCGCGCGGGTGACGCCGGCGCTGACGGATTCTTCCAGGTCGATCTGCACGTTGGGGTGCTGGGTCAGGAAGCGGCGCAGTTCCATCGGCAGGAACTGCGCGATCGAAGACAGGTTGGCCGCGACGCGCACCCGGCCGCGCAGGCCGGCGGAGTAGTCGCGGATTTCCGCGGCCAGGTCCTGGGTTTGATGCAGTAGCGCGCGTGCGCGCCGCGCCAATGCGCGTGCGGCGCTGGTCGGTTCCACGCCGCGCGCATGGCGCTGGAACAGCGCCACGTCCAGCACGCGTTCGAGTTCGGACAGGCGCTTCGATAGCGCCGATGGCGCGATATGTTCGCGCGCGGCGGCGGCGGCGATGCTGCCTTCTTCCAGCACGGCCAGGAACACCTGCAGGGTATACAGATCCAGACGAGGGGTCATGGGGAGTCGCGGAGATACACGTCCGCGAGGATAGCGGCAGTCTAGCGCCGCCGGCCTAGGGGATTACGCTTAGCCGATTTCCACCCATTCCTGCGCCGCGCCGCGCGCCAGCAGTTCGCCGACCGTGATGATGGCGATCCGGCCATCGGCCGTTCCCAGAGCCAGCTTTTCCTCGTGGGCATCGAGGGCGAAGACCAGCGTAGGCAGGCCTTCCAGCCGCATCCGGGCGCGCAATTGGATCTCACCCGAAGCGGCATCCAGCAATAGCAGCCCGCCGTCCAGGAACGCGGCGGCGACCAGCCCGGGGCCGGGCATGAAGACGACCGCGCTGGCCGAGGCGGTGGTGGGATGCCGCCAGCGTTCGCGGTCACGTTCCAGCGGCTTGCGATAGATGAAGCCGGCGCAGGCGGCGCTGACGGCGGGAGAGTAGTGCCGCCCGCTGATGACCAGGCCCGCGCCTTGCGCGTCTTCGACATAGCAGCCGCTAAGCTCCATGGCATGGCTGTCGGGCTTGCCATTGGCCTTGAGCACCGGCCAGAGCGGTTTGATCTGGCCGTCGGGCATGACCATGCACAGGCGTTTGGCCTCATGGGAGCTTGCAGGCGTGCCCTGCACACAGAACGGCGACGGTGCGCCGCTGATGCGGATGTAGTGATTGAAGCAGTCGTAATGGCCCAGGTCCACGCGCAGTTCGGCGCCCGAGCCCAGGTCGCGCAGCAGGTCGCGTGCGCCTCTGGTAGCGGGGATGCGGTTTCTGCGGCCCAGCATTACGCCTTGTGACGAGGCCGAGAACGTGTATTCGCCGTCGTACTCGCCGACGAGGTCCAGCCCTTTGTCCGTCAGCGTATACAGCCGGGAATCCTGGCGCCACTTCATGTCGGGCCGCGTCGAGGGCTCCACGACGTGTACATGGATGCCTGCCGCCCGGATGATCTCGGCGCCATGGCCGGCGCCGGTGTATGCGGCGATCAAGCCGTCTTCGACGCCGTGGATTTCCAGCAGGCAGCCGCCATGCGCCACCGCGATGCGCTTGGCGTCCAGCCACGCAAGATCGTGGATGGCGTTGCGGCTCGCCAGTTGCGGCAGCCCAAGCCATTGCGCGAGGCGGGATTCAGGCGCAGGCGCGGGGGAATCTGCTGCCGGCGCGATGGCGTCGCTCGACAGTTCCAGTTCGCGCGGTCCGGCATCGGACCAGGTTGCTTCGCCGTAGGGCGCGCGCACGACATACAGCGTGCTGAACGCGGCGTCGGGCGGATCGTCGGGCAGGCCTTCCCATTCCTCGTCCCAGGGCCGCACCCACGCCTCGATCCCGTCGCCCGCGGGGTCGAAGGCGCAATGCGCAACTTCGGGGATGTTGTGAAAGAACCGGCGGGAGAGTCCGTTGCGCCAGTCCCAGACCTGCAGGTCGCCTTCGAACAGATAGCCGCCGTCATAACGGCCGGAGCCGATCGCGACCACGGATTGGTCGGGATGGAACGCGACATGGTTGACAGGATGGCGCAGCTCGTCGAACGCCGCGAACGGGATGGGGCTGCCGCGGCGGTACAGCGCCACGCGATAGCGCAGCGTTTGGCCGCCATAGGCCGCGCGGGCGCGAGGGTGCGCGAGCAGGGGGAACTCGGAGGCCACGGCCGCGATTTCCCCTGCTGGGTCGAAGAACACTCCGGTAATCTTGCCGCTGCCTCGCAGCGGCGGATCGGCGATCATGGCCATGCTGGATTCCGCGATACGAGCGCCGTCGATCGCGAATGCGGGCGCAGGGCCATGGGCAGGCGGGATAAGCTTATTCGAGGAGCGGGTCGGGGCGCCCGGCCGGGCTCATGTGCGAGCCCGGCTGGCGGCCGGCGTCTCCTTCTTCGCGCGTGGCTTGGGCGCGGGTTTCGGGTCTTGGGCAGGAGCGTCGAACTCCTGTTTGTTGCGTTCGCCCCGCGGGGTATTTTCCGGATGCGGCTTGGGAAAAGCCCAGGGCTTGGTTTTCTGATCCATTGCATGTACTCCTTGCACAGGCGGAACAGTAGCATTAGCCGTGGCACTGGGTAAGTGAGGGTTGACGTCAATATTCATCACATCGTGATTTTCAGGTGAAAAATGCGATGGATTCGACCCGCTTTAGCCCGTTCTGTTCCGCCCTGATGGATCAGGGCCCATCAACACTGATAGCTGATAGGACACTCCTTCCTGTGCTGATGCGCGGTCTAGCCAGCTTCGGGCCTGTCCTCAAGCCAGATGCGGTCGAACTGTTCGCGCGCGTGGTGCGCCCAATCGTCGATGGCGCTGCGCACGTCGTCCACGGTGGGCTTGCGGTCAGCGGGCAGATTGCCGCCCGTGACGGTGCCCAGCGAGGTGATCAGAAGTTCGTTGGTGTTGGCGTCGCGTAGCGCGGCTTCGAGCAGCAGGCGCGCGGACTGATCGCGGTAACCGGCCGCCTTGACGGTCTGGCCGATCACGAAACCGATGGGGATGTACTCGGTAATCCTGGGGTCGCGCTCGTTGCGGAAGGTGCCGGTGATGGCCGCGCTCAGGCGCAGCGCGTGCGGCGCAGGCCGGGTCAGCAATTGATAGCCGGCTTGCTCGAACTCGCGCCGTATCGCTTCATTCAGGTAGGCCAGCACACGCTCGCGCATGGCGCTGTCGGCCTTCAGGTCCAGCTCGTCCGGCCGGTCGCCCTGGATGTATTGCACCGGCTCCAGGATGATTTTTTTCGGGTACTGGCTGCCGATGGGCGGGCCGGGGCGAACCCAGACCATGCCGGCGCTCCAGTCGGGATCCTGTTTCAGCCGGCTTTGGTTTTCACCCAGGGACGTGGAATAGTTCTGCGGCTTGGGCAGGTTGGTGCAGCCGGCAAGGCCGATCACTGCACAGCAGGCGGCCAGAGCGAGACGGATCTTCATATTCTTCTCTTCCTGAAAATGGCGCCCGGGCTGCAGATGGAAAGACCGTGCGCGCGCCGCGGGCGGCCCAATTATTGCCCCGTTTCGCGCCGGATTTCCCGCTTTGGCTCGGATGGACACCCCGTTTCGTTGCAAAGCAGAATTCCATTTTGGGAAAACTGAAACAAAGGATCGAGGGGGCGTCGAAGGCTCCATAGCGGGTAAGCCGTAATAGCTGCCGCGGAAAGCCGCCGCGGGACTACGATGGACGAGTGAACATAGGGAGACAACTATGGACACTGCCAAGCAATGGTATGCCGCCGTCAAGGACTGGCAACGGGCCCGCGACGAGCTCACCGCCGCGATCGCCGCGATCAAGTGGCCGAATCCCACCCAGGATTGCCTGGACAACTATGATCGCGCCTACGCCAACGAAACCGGGGCGCGGGATCGCATGAACCAGGCATACGAGCGCGTGCGACGATAAGCGCGCGCATCTTTGCCCGGCGGCCGCGGCGGGCATTGCTACACTGCCGCGCATGACGGACCAACAACAGAAATTCATGATCAGGCCGGC
The sequence above is drawn from the Achromobacter xylosoxidans genome and encodes:
- a CDS encoding Bug family tripartite tricarboxylate transporter substrate binding protein, translating into MLRALMFSACALAACAPAAAQQYPNQPIRVIVPFTPGGGTDFLSRTVAAKLSDSVKWNVVAENRPGAGGTIGITTAARAKPDGYEIVMGQVDNLAVAPSLYTKLAYDPVKDFEPIGIVGEAPLVVVANKNGPYKSLKDLIAAAKKAPGTINYGSPGAGTITHLAAELLQLQAGIKLVHVPYKGSGPAMADLLGGQVPVIFTSIPSAAPQIKAGSAVPLAVTSLKRSPAMPDVPTIAESGYPDFDVRVWYGLLAPANTPKPIIQTLNTELNKILALKDVQDALAAQGATAMPTTPAQFSQTIAADYKKWRSVIQSANVKLE
- a CDS encoding tail fiber assembly protein, whose product is MNNNQKIHVSGETGSTLSSSPSTAPARTYFFSASQNAFFLSDEQRLFQAAGTLPSDLTPVGQMIFQEFALELPPAGKTRRVSEAGAPCWVDEPPLPDAVIAARNQGERSALLRLATEQIAPLQDAVDLGLATAEEAERLHAWKAYRVVLNRLEGKEGYPLLVEWPEQPD
- a CDS encoding DUF2612 domain-containing protein, translating into MSVVPKPGLAARTLISQYANSPTLVQLINNMDDYINPDADFDAFHDFVWNVETAQGFGLDIWGRIVDVGRMLTVPGDVAYLGFDEALNWQPFNQAPFYTGEQATQTYRLADDAYRTLILVKALANISDCTSPSLNRLLSNLFAGRGRCYVSDTGRMEFRYVFEFALAPHEIAILTQSGAIPKPAAVLANILQVDLSTTFGFNEALMQPFGSGVLFTSSGLINAS
- a CDS encoding CaiB/BaiF CoA transferase family protein, coding for MPLTGIRILDLTRIISGPYCTSILADMGAEVIKIEAPGEGDPIRRQGVIRDGLSWYFANYNRNKRSVTLDLYSAEGKDILRQLIPHCDVVIENYRPGIMDKMGFGDEALKALRPDIIHCSINGFGASGPYRDRPAFDFIAQAMSGFMSLNGGEDDPPMRAGPPISDLAAGLNGALGVVAALLRRERTGRGDSISVSLLSSMIGLLSFQASNYFASGELPPRTGNDHGIVAPYGLFETADGQVAIAPSNDAMYEKLLDALELPELRAHPEFQANADRMLNRASIKSAIEARTRQKDSHYWIERLNRYGVPCGQVLNLQDVFDDPQVADQQMAMDVAHPDGQQVRMLGFPIKFAEAPCQVRSPAPELGADTESVLEELGLSHDRIRELRAKGTV
- a CDS encoding M15 family metallopeptidase, with product MSTFQLSQRSLDRLVGVHPDLAEIVQLAIQRTTVDFTVVEGVRTLERQREYVARGASQTMASYHLAQEDGLSHAVDLAPLIDGVIPWSNWQAFAGLAQVVKACAAELGVPVEWGGDWKTLKDGPHFQIPRGWKGRA
- a CDS encoding right-handed parallel beta-helix repeat-containing protein; this translates as MTIRTLSLQQLKRSAENSAALKHHVDDDAAVLPEPRTSSAPDNMAGHSVQVQDHGPIADGTLHTLAERYATLSAAQVDYPFITSLAESIDGAAIQAALDAAFNSGLGQVQCAGGTYVINSSIRMRAGVELVGDGKTVITQPDGLNLLILIDFGFAHGAGLRGCTVNGNRGNNAADYNAVLVHVRGADDATVRDNVLVGSCGYGITCSAARMSVVGNHIEDTFMHAIGVYGFVGQEARHLILQNRIVRPGAGAILLGAADYTIISNNTIYSPIIGGRDARLRVNLTGAAVTWISGPKFTNVRVGEVLVIDGGREFRIMARISDTQLTIDPEGSSPALTNELATIGCGDLIGVMSQFCRITDNVLVGGATFGIGCTVGGNAVSTVGNEIMGNTLRGQGKHALVVGWDVGAGGVYDTVLRGNMVYNAGDAGGNSTYDRIPIFLFGQTLGKVGGVLVEGNYIVGPDGDSRCPYWLGTDLKLEYGSVLVGRNHSIRMLNPGIFNDVVAVSLSGWGDAASATEIVSYGHSVRMKINCAGSGFTAGPSFTIHKICDSAEQPAMVKADITTTTGALGQMWGEQSTALGQWRATYYGTPAAGNAFVITTRA